From Pseudoleptotrichia goodfellowii, a single genomic window includes:
- the malQ gene encoding 4-alpha-glucanotransferase, which produces MFERSSGILLHPTSLPGKYGIGTLGYEARKFIDFLKKSNQKLWQIFPLGPTGYGDSPYQSFSSFAGNPYLIDFDILISDGLLQNEDFENIFWGENPEYIDYGVIYNQKFPLLKKAYDSFKSGNFNHLEEEFTGFKEKNNSWLEDYSLFISLKNHFNGLPWIQWPEDIKLRKSSALESYKKELSDETEFQKFIQFLFFKQWYEIKKYAEENNVKIIGDIPIFVAADSADTWANPEIFLFDDELNPVKVAGVPPDYFSETGQLWGNPLYNWEKLKETDYKWWIERIKTNLSLYDIIRIDHFRGFEAYWAVPFGDETAQNGTWQKGPGIDLFNAIKKELGDLPIIAEDLGHLTEEVITLREDTGFPGMKILGFAFDSNEENDYLPHTYIKNCVVYTGTHDNDTLIGWFEKANESDRNFTREYLNIADHSEINWAILKGAWRSVASIAIAPVQDFLGLGSEARINTPGVASGNWQWRLKDGLLTDELAQRIGRITKIYGR; this is translated from the coding sequence ATGTTTGAAAGAAGTTCGGGAATTTTGCTTCATCCTACATCTTTACCGGGAAAATACGGTATAGGTACTTTAGGATATGAAGCTCGTAAATTTATAGACTTTCTGAAAAAATCTAATCAGAAATTATGGCAAATATTTCCTTTAGGCCCTACAGGATACGGAGATTCTCCTTATCAGTCCTTTTCGTCTTTTGCGGGAAATCCTTATCTGATTGATTTCGATATATTAATTTCGGACGGTTTACTTCAAAATGAAGATTTTGAAAATATATTCTGGGGAGAAAATCCTGAATACATTGACTACGGAGTAATATATAATCAAAAATTTCCGTTATTAAAAAAAGCATATGACAGTTTCAAAAGCGGAAATTTCAATCATCTGGAAGAAGAGTTTACAGGATTTAAAGAAAAAAACAATTCATGGCTTGAGGATTATTCACTTTTTATTTCTTTGAAAAATCATTTTAACGGACTTCCCTGGATTCAATGGCCTGAAGATATAAAATTAAGAAAATCTTCAGCATTGGAAAGTTATAAAAAAGAACTTAGTGATGAAACAGAATTTCAAAAATTTATTCAGTTTTTATTTTTTAAACAATGGTATGAAATTAAAAAATATGCTGAAGAGAATAATGTTAAAATTATCGGCGATATTCCTATATTTGTCGCAGCAGATAGTGCCGACACATGGGCAAATCCTGAAATATTTTTATTTGACGATGAACTTAATCCGGTAAAAGTTGCAGGTGTTCCGCCTGATTATTTCAGCGAAACAGGGCAACTATGGGGAAATCCTTTATATAACTGGGAAAAATTAAAAGAAACTGATTATAAGTGGTGGATAGAAAGAATTAAAACCAATTTATCCCTTTACGATATTATCAGAATTGATCATTTCAGAGGTTTTGAAGCATACTGGGCAGTGCCTTTCGGCGATGAAACTGCTCAAAACGGAACATGGCAGAAAGGTCCGGGAATCGACTTATTCAATGCAATAAAAAAAGAATTGGGAGATTTGCCTATTATTGCTGAAGATTTAGGACATTTAACCGAAGAAGTTATCACTTTAAGAGAAGATACAGGCTTTCCGGGAATGAAAATTTTAGGTTTTGCCTTTGATTCCAACGAAGAAAACGACTATCTTCCGCACACTTATATTAAAAACTGTGTTGTTTATACAGGTACTCATGACAACGATACATTAATCGGATGGTTTGAAAAAGCAAATGAAAGTGACAGAAACTTTACGAGAGAATATTTGAATATAGCCGATCATTCGGAAATAAACTGGGCAATTTTAAAAGGAGCATGGCGTTCCGTGGCAAGTATTGCAATAGCACCTGTTCAGGATTTTTTAGGACTGGGCAGTGAAGCAAGAATAAATACTCCGGGAGTTGCTTCAGGCAACTGGCAATGGAGATTGAAAGACGGTTTATTAACTGATGAGCTTGCTCAAAGAATTGGAAGAATAACTAAAATATACGGAAGATGA
- a CDS encoding glycogen/starch/alpha-glucan phosphorylase translates to MKIDKSQLKDSILRKLRRQYGKTIEEAHEYEIYYAASRATLDYIVENWYNTKKTYAKKQVKQMYYFSAEFLMGRYLGNNLINLQINDAVKETLEELGVDINKVEDQEMDAGLGNGGLGRLAACFLDSLATLELPGHGYGLRYKYGMFDQRIENGFQVEYPDDWTKFGDPWSIKRMDRVFEIKFGGQIEVHRDEVGKEYFKRVNTENVNAVAYDIPIIGYGNDTVNTLRLWEARSPEGFDLKLFNDQKYLLASENAVQAEDISRVLYPNDTEKDGKLLRLKQQFFFTSASLQDIVRRYKSLYGNDFSKFHEKVAIQLNDTHPVVSIPELMRILLDYEKLNWGEAWNICKNVFSYTNHTILSEALEKWEISLFQPLLPRIYQIVEEINRRFMEELNEKYPDDWQKKQEMAIIGNGQIRMAWLAIVGSHTVNGVAALHTEILKNSELKEWYELYPEKFQNKTNGITQRRWLLKSNPELAGLITELIGDKWITDLYELKKLEQFIDDDNVLNRLTEIKFSNKQKLAEYIKETTGIDVNPHSIFDVQVKRLHEYKRQLLNVLHIMDLYNKLKENPLLDVEPRTFIFGAKAAAGYRRAKGIIKLINAVAERVNNDPDINGKIKVVFLENYRVSLAEKIFPAADVSEQISTASKEASGTGNMKFMLNGAITMGTLDGANVEIVEEAGAENEFIFGLKADEVVRLEGYGKYNPMEEYNVVEGLTKVIDQLSDGTYDDNHTGIFRELQASLLYGVDGGRPDVYFVLRDFSSYRNAQTELQKAYKDKRNWAKKMLKNIANAGKFSSDRTIAEYAKDIWNIHPVKVEDYID, encoded by the coding sequence ATGAAGATTGATAAATCTCAGTTAAAAGACAGTATTCTCAGAAAGTTGAGAAGACAGTACGGTAAAACTATAGAAGAAGCTCATGAATATGAAATATATTATGCAGCATCAAGAGCAACTCTTGACTATATAGTGGAAAACTGGTACAACACAAAAAAAACTTATGCGAAAAAACAGGTAAAACAAATGTATTATTTTTCTGCAGAGTTTTTAATGGGGCGATATTTGGGGAATAATCTGATTAATTTGCAGATAAATGATGCTGTGAAAGAAACTCTTGAGGAATTGGGAGTTGATATTAATAAAGTAGAAGATCAGGAAATGGACGCAGGACTTGGAAACGGAGGTTTAGGAAGACTTGCTGCATGTTTTCTTGATTCACTTGCTACCCTTGAACTTCCGGGGCACGGTTACGGCTTAAGATATAAATACGGAATGTTTGATCAGAGAATAGAAAACGGATTCCAGGTAGAATATCCCGATGATTGGACAAAATTCGGAGATCCTTGGTCAATAAAAAGAATGGACAGAGTTTTTGAAATAAAATTCGGCGGACAGATAGAAGTACATAGAGATGAAGTAGGAAAAGAATATTTTAAAAGAGTGAATACTGAAAATGTAAATGCTGTAGCGTATGATATTCCTATTATAGGATACGGAAATGACACTGTAAATACTTTGAGACTTTGGGAAGCAAGATCGCCTGAAGGATTTGACTTGAAATTATTTAATGACCAGAAATATCTGCTTGCCTCGGAAAATGCAGTACAGGCTGAAGATATATCGAGAGTTCTTTATCCTAATGATACTGAAAAAGACGGAAAACTGTTAAGACTTAAACAGCAGTTTTTCTTTACTTCGGCATCATTACAGGATATAGTAAGAAGATATAAATCATTATACGGAAATGATTTTTCAAAATTCCATGAAAAAGTTGCAATACAGCTGAACGATACACATCCTGTAGTATCAATACCGGAATTAATGAGAATCCTTTTGGATTATGAAAAATTGAATTGGGGAGAAGCATGGAATATTTGTAAAAATGTATTCTCTTATACAAACCATACGATTTTATCCGAAGCATTGGAAAAATGGGAAATTTCGTTATTTCAGCCGTTATTGCCGAGAATATATCAGATTGTTGAAGAAATTAACAGAAGATTTATGGAAGAACTTAACGAAAAATATCCTGATGACTGGCAGAAAAAGCAGGAAATGGCAATTATCGGAAACGGACAAATCAGAATGGCGTGGCTTGCAATAGTAGGGTCTCACACTGTAAACGGAGTTGCAGCTTTACATACTGAAATTTTAAAAAATTCTGAATTGAAAGAATGGTATGAATTATACCCTGAAAAATTCCAAAACAAAACAAACGGAATTACTCAAAGAAGATGGCTGTTAAAATCAAATCCTGAATTGGCAGGATTGATTACAGAGCTGATAGGTGACAAATGGATTACTGATTTGTATGAGTTGAAAAAACTTGAACAGTTTATTGATGATGATAATGTGTTGAACAGACTGACTGAGATAAAATTCAGTAACAAACAGAAATTGGCAGAATATATAAAAGAAACTACAGGAATTGATGTAAATCCTCATTCCATATTTGACGTTCAGGTAAAAAGACTTCACGAGTATAAAAGACAGTTATTGAATGTGCTGCATATAATGGATTTATATAATAAACTTAAAGAAAATCCTTTGCTTGATGTAGAGCCGAGAACATTTATATTCGGAGCTAAAGCGGCAGCCGGATACAGAAGAGCTAAAGGAATAATAAAATTAATAAATGCCGTTGCAGAAAGAGTAAATAACGATCCTGATATTAACGGTAAAATAAAAGTAGTGTTTTTGGAAAATTACAGAGTTTCTCTTGCAGAAAAAATATTCCCTGCTGCAGATGTTTCCGAGCAAATTTCTACAGCGAGTAAAGAGGCTTCGGGAACGGGAAATATGAAGTTTATGTTAAACGGAGCAATAACAATGGGTACTTTAGACGGTGCAAATGTTGAAATAGTGGAAGAAGCAGGAGCTGAAAATGAATTTATATTCGGACTTAAAGCAGATGAAGTTGTAAGGCTTGAAGGATACGGTAAATATAATCCAATGGAAGAATATAATGTAGTTGAAGGTTTGACAAAAGTTATAGATCAGTTGTCTGACGGAACTTACGATGATAATCATACAGGAATATTCAGAGAACTGCAGGCATCACTTTTATACGGAGTGGACGGAGGAAGACCTGATGTTTACTTTGTATTGAGAGATTTTTCTTCATACAGAAATGCACAGACGGAACTTCAAAAAGCATACAAAGATAAAAGAAACTGGGCAAAAAAAATGTTGAAAAATATAGCAAATGCAGGAAAATTCAGTTCAGACAGAACAATAGCCGAATATGCGAAAGATATTTGGAATATTCATCCTGTAAAAGTTGAGGATTATATAGATTAG
- a CDS encoding TrmB family transcriptional regulator, translating to MDIISELQKFGFSKVEAEVYMEVLNVPMSNGTQISKKTDISRSAIYNALERLCEKGYIYTVPTEEDKKNYMATEPMEIISKLKEEWQNKAEFLEKEFLKIRNKTGETRFYELYSEESLILKIKEMILNASDEVYISTNIDIYLFREEILKMVKAGIKIFIFNYGEMIVDFNKEVSESGNIFENYNVYNLKIYNAYNKFFKKEEKEIIMVSDIVKGFSCEEAGEGFVGMSTENKILVKVLAENIHNNIYVNKIERVYGEEVFEETFIESVFEKKK from the coding sequence ATGGATATAATTTCCGAGTTGCAAAAATTCGGCTTTTCCAAAGTTGAAGCCGAAGTATATATGGAAGTTTTAAATGTTCCTATGTCCAACGGAACACAAATTTCAAAGAAAACAGATATTTCCAGAAGTGCTATTTATAATGCTCTTGAGAGGCTTTGTGAAAAAGGTTATATTTATACGGTTCCTACTGAAGAGGACAAGAAAAACTATATGGCAACAGAGCCGATGGAAATAATTTCAAAATTGAAAGAAGAATGGCAGAATAAAGCCGAGTTTTTGGAAAAGGAATTTTTGAAAATAAGAAATAAAACAGGTGAAACAAGATTCTATGAACTTTATAGTGAAGAAAGTCTGATTTTAAAAATAAAAGAGATGATACTAAATGCTTCAGATGAGGTGTATATAAGCACAAACATAGATATTTATCTGTTTAGAGAAGAAATTTTGAAAATGGTAAAAGCAGGAATAAAAATATTTATTTTTAATTACGGGGAAATGATAGTTGATTTTAATAAGGAAGTAAGCGAATCAGGAAATATTTTTGAGAATTATAATGTATATAATCTTAAAATATACAATGCCTATAATAAATTTTTCAAAAAAGAGGAAAAAGAAATTATAATGGTTTCGGACATTGTAAAAGGATTTTCCTGTGAAGAGGCAGGAGAAGGATTTGTAGGTATGTCGACAGAAAACAAAATACTTGTAAAAGTGTTGGCGGAAAATATTCATAACAATATATATGTCAATAAAATTGAGAGAGTGTACGGAGAAGAAGTGTTTGAAGAAACATTTATAGAATCGGTTTTTGAGAAGAAAAAGTAA
- a CDS encoding deoxyguanosinetriphosphate triphosphohydrolase: MKKYKMNWKNLLSVNSQRPRSNKRGNRQEEPEEAFNRSKEKPYSDLRSDFERDYHRILSSASFRRLQDKTQVFPLEKNDFIRTRLTHSIEVSSFARSLAQSVADEIIRRNLDNNFGHEEANGITNILASSGLLHDIGNPPFGHFGEDTVRAWFIKNLEEIKIKDSQGEYKKLNEILNTQMCHDFINFEGNAQAIRVVSKLHFLVDENGMNLTFALLNTLIKYPVDSLHIDKKSGDIKTKKMGYYYSEKELFENIVKSTGTYNEETGEIYRHPLTFLLEAADDIAYCTADIEDGMKKGFISFENLIESLKVNVPEDERLYKNLITYKKYAKEKSYDSPELYAVQRWIVSIQGIFISSVVNSFIENYEQIMNGEFKTDLFKGTEAEKLLKVLKNLAFEEVFESKAILKMEIAANNIINYFLTNFVNSVLYWDTPYEDEMAGIDSKYIAILSENQRHIYKYYSELFEKNIKSQDLKADKKEEIFAYKLYLRLLLVTDYISGMTDSFIKTLYQELTGID, from the coding sequence ATGAAAAAATATAAAATGAACTGGAAAAATTTACTGTCGGTAAATAGCCAAAGACCGAGAAGTAACAAGAGAGGAAACAGACAGGAAGAACCGGAAGAGGCATTTAACAGGAGTAAAGAAAAGCCTTACAGCGATTTGAGAAGTGATTTTGAAAGAGATTATCACAGAATACTCAGCAGTGCTTCTTTCAGAAGACTTCAAGATAAAACTCAGGTTTTTCCCCTTGAAAAAAATGATTTTATAAGAACGAGACTTACTCACTCTATAGAGGTTTCATCTTTTGCTAGATCTCTTGCCCAGTCGGTCGCAGATGAGATAATAAGAAGAAATCTGGATAATAATTTCGGGCATGAAGAAGCCAATGGGATAACAAATATTCTCGCAAGTTCGGGCTTACTTCATGATATAGGAAATCCTCCTTTTGGGCATTTCGGAGAAGATACTGTAAGAGCCTGGTTTATAAAAAATCTTGAAGAAATAAAAATAAAAGACAGTCAGGGCGAATACAAAAAATTAAACGAAATACTTAATACACAGATGTGTCATGATTTCATAAATTTTGAAGGAAATGCACAGGCGATAAGAGTAGTTTCTAAACTGCATTTTTTAGTAGATGAAAACGGTATGAATCTTACTTTTGCACTGTTGAATACACTTATAAAATATCCTGTGGATTCGCTGCATATCGATAAAAAAAGCGGCGATATAAAAACGAAAAAAATGGGATATTATTATTCGGAAAAAGAGTTGTTTGAAAATATAGTGAAAAGTACCGGAACTTATAATGAAGAAACAGGAGAAATTTACAGACATCCTTTGACTTTTCTTCTCGAAGCTGCAGATGATATAGCTTATTGTACTGCGGATATTGAAGACGGTATGAAAAAAGGTTTTATTTCTTTTGAAAATTTAATCGAGAGCCTGAAAGTAAATGTTCCTGAGGACGAACGGCTTTATAAAAATCTTATAACTTATAAAAAATATGCAAAAGAAAAATCCTATGACAGCCCTGAATTGTATGCAGTTCAAAGATGGATAGTGTCCATACAGGGAATATTTATAAGTTCTGTTGTAAATTCTTTTATCGAAAATTATGAGCAGATAATGAATGGTGAATTTAAAACCGATTTATTTAAAGGAACAGAAGCTGAAAAACTGTTGAAAGTCTTAAAAAACTTGGCGTTTGAAGAAGTTTTCGAGTCTAAAGCCATTTTAAAAATGGAAATTGCGGCAAATAATATAATTAACTATTTTCTGACAAATTTTGTAAATTCGGTCTTGTACTGGGATACTCCTTATGAAGATGAAATGGCAGGGATAGATTCCAAATATATAGCTATTTTATCGGAAAATCAAAGACATATTTACAAATATTACAGTGAATTATTTGAAAAAAATATAAAATCACAGGATTTAAAAGCCGATAAAAAGGAAGAAATTTTTGCCTATAAACTTTATTTGAGGTTGCTCCTTGTAACAGACTATATTTCGGGAATGACTGACAGCTTTATAAAAACTCTTTATCAGGAGCTGACTGGAATAGATTAA
- a CDS encoding YggT family protein has product METVLFLCYKVIDLYSIIILISVLGSWVDGRNQSPFFRFINKLTDPYLRLFRIIIPAGNMNIDISPIIGITVLNLLKSIIGRLYYFSVV; this is encoded by the coding sequence ATGGAAACGGTTTTATTTTTATGCTATAAAGTTATAGATTTGTATTCTATCATTATATTAATATCGGTTTTAGGTTCGTGGGTTGACGGAAGAAATCAAAGTCCGTTTTTCAGATTTATAAATAAACTGACGGATCCTTATTTGAGATTATTCAGAATAATAATTCCTGCAGGGAATATGAATATTGATATATCGCCGATAATAGGAATAACTGTATTGAATTTATTAAAATCAATAATAGGAAGACTTTATTATTTTTCAGTTGTTTAA
- the pgsA gene encoding CDP-diacylglycerol--glycerol-3-phosphate 3-phosphatidyltransferase, which translates to MNLPNKLATLRMILIIPFVIVMGVALSTDNEVLSIFMRILACIIFVGASITDYYDGQIARKYNLVTNLGKLIDPLADKLLVISALTVLTKYDKISLWIVLIIIFRELMITGLRAIVAADGTVIAAETLGKWKTASQMVALTIIILFPLSYTVNNILMIIPLILTILSGAEYVLKSKDVLNK; encoded by the coding sequence ATGAATCTGCCCAATAAACTTGCGACATTAAGAATGATACTTATAATTCCTTTTGTAATAGTAATGGGAGTGGCTTTGTCTACGGATAATGAGGTTTTGTCTATATTTATGAGGATTTTAGCCTGCATTATATTTGTCGGTGCATCGATAACCGATTATTATGACGGACAGATTGCGAGAAAGTATAATCTCGTAACAAATTTGGGAAAACTGATAGATCCTTTAGCAGATAAACTGCTTGTTATATCGGCACTGACTGTATTGACTAAATATGATAAAATAAGTTTGTGGATAGTACTGATAATAATATTCAGAGAGCTTATGATAACAGGACTTAGAGCCATAGTAGCTGCTGACGGTACCGTTATTGCTGCGGAAACTTTGGGGAAATGGAAAACTGCCTCACAAATGGTTGCATTGACGATAATTATTCTTTTTCCTTTAAGTTATACAGTGAATAATATTTTAATGATAATTCCGTTAATACTTACGATTTTGTCGGGAGCTGAATATGTGTTAAAATCTAAAGATGTACTTAATAAATAA
- the pnp gene encoding polyribonucleotide nucleotidyltransferase has translation MFDERTYGFNLGTQQVKISTGKIARQAGGSVMVQCGGTVLLVTATRSKDVKEGQDFFPLTVDYIEKFYASGKFPGGFVKRESRPSTDEILISRLVDRPIRPLFPEGFLNAVHIVITVVSYDEINQPENLATIGVSASLGLSDIPFAGTVAGVTVGYVDGEYVLNPTAEQLEKSEIHLSVAGTKDAVTMVEAGAKEVSEEVMLEAIMFGHERIKEICSEQDKFLSQFDVKKYEFEKKEVVPEIKEFIDSFEKNVEEAVMTPGKLEKYEAIDNLEIELFEKYVAKLESEAKEIDENLEKEFKNYYREIEKKVVRDAILYKKYRADGRTTTEIRPLDVEVDTLPVPHGSALFTRGETQALVTVTLGSKADEQIVDGIEDESRKKFFLHYNFPPYSVGEAGFLRAPGRRELGHGNLAERALKYVMPDQETFPYTVRLVSEITESNGSSSQASICGGSLALMAAGVPIKSTVAGIAMGLIKEGDTFTVLTDIQGLEDHLGDMDFKVAGTKKGITAIQMDIKIEGITREIMDIALKQALEGRYFIIDKMEEVISEPRPEIAENAPKIELMKIDPSKIAGLIGPAGKVIKAIIEETGVSIDIEDDGSVSIFGKDPEMMKKAIELVKRQTQSVELNGIYDGKVTKLMKFGAFVEVLPGKEGLLHISEISHKRVAKVEDVLKEGQEIKVKVITMEDENKFNLSMKALISKEEGVRDESAQ, from the coding sequence ATGTTTGATGAAAGAACTTACGGGTTCAATTTAGGGACACAACAGGTAAAAATAAGTACAGGAAAAATAGCAAGACAGGCAGGAGGCTCTGTAATGGTTCAATGCGGAGGAACGGTATTGCTTGTAACTGCTACAAGAAGTAAGGATGTAAAAGAAGGACAGGATTTTTTCCCTTTAACAGTGGATTATATTGAAAAATTTTATGCTTCGGGAAAATTTCCGGGAGGATTTGTAAAGAGAGAATCAAGACCGTCTACAGATGAGATTTTAATATCAAGACTCGTGGACAGACCGATAAGACCTTTATTTCCTGAAGGATTTTTAAATGCAGTACATATCGTTATTACGGTAGTTTCTTATGATGAGATAAATCAGCCTGAAAATCTTGCTACAATAGGAGTTTCTGCATCATTGGGATTGTCGGATATTCCTTTTGCCGGAACTGTTGCAGGAGTAACTGTAGGATATGTTGACGGAGAATATGTATTAAATCCTACTGCTGAACAGCTTGAAAAAAGTGAAATTCATCTGTCTGTTGCGGGAACAAAAGATGCGGTAACAATGGTAGAAGCCGGAGCCAAAGAAGTATCTGAAGAAGTAATGCTCGAAGCTATAATGTTCGGGCATGAAAGAATAAAAGAAATCTGTAGTGAACAGGATAAATTTTTATCCCAATTTGATGTAAAAAAATACGAATTTGAGAAAAAAGAAGTAGTTCCTGAAATAAAAGAATTTATAGACAGCTTTGAAAAAAATGTCGAAGAAGCGGTAATGACGCCGGGAAAACTTGAAAAGTACGAAGCTATTGATAATCTTGAAATAGAATTATTTGAAAAATATGTTGCCAAACTTGAAAGTGAAGCAAAAGAAATAGATGAAAATCTTGAAAAAGAATTTAAAAATTACTATCGTGAAATAGAAAAGAAAGTAGTAAGAGATGCGATTTTATACAAAAAATACAGAGCTGACGGAAGAACTACTACAGAAATAAGACCTTTGGATGTGGAAGTGGATACTCTTCCTGTGCCGCACGGATCGGCTCTTTTCACAAGAGGAGAAACACAGGCATTGGTAACTGTAACTTTGGGAAGTAAAGCCGATGAGCAGATTGTAGACGGAATAGAAGACGAATCAAGAAAAAAATTCTTCCTTCATTATAATTTCCCACCTTATTCTGTGGGAGAAGCGGGCTTTTTAAGAGCACCAGGAAGAAGAGAGTTAGGACACGGAAATCTTGCTGAAAGAGCATTGAAATATGTAATGCCTGATCAGGAAACATTCCCTTATACTGTAAGACTTGTTTCGGAAATTACCGAATCAAACGGATCATCTTCTCAGGCAAGTATATGTGGAGGTTCGTTGGCATTGATGGCTGCAGGAGTTCCTATAAAATCTACAGTTGCAGGAATTGCAATGGGACTTATAAAAGAAGGAGATACATTTACTGTATTGACTGATATTCAAGGGCTTGAAGATCACTTGGGAGATATGGACTTTAAAGTTGCAGGGACTAAAAAAGGTATAACTGCTATCCAAATGGATATTAAGATAGAAGGAATTACAAGAGAAATAATGGATATAGCTCTAAAACAGGCATTAGAAGGAAGATACTTCATCATTGACAAAATGGAAGAAGTTATAAGTGAGCCTCGTCCTGAAATTGCCGAAAATGCACCGAAAATCGAACTTATGAAAATAGATCCTTCTAAAATAGCAGGATTAATAGGGCCTGCCGGAAAAGTTATAAAAGCTATAATTGAAGAAACAGGAGTGTCTATAGATATAGAAGATGACGGAAGTGTTTCAATATTCGGAAAAGATCCGGAAATGATGAAAAAGGCTATAGAGCTTGTAAAAAGACAGACGCAGTCGGTAGAATTGAACGGTATTTACGACGGGAAAGTTACAAAATTGATGAAATTCGGGGCTTTTGTGGAAGTTCTTCCGGGAAAAGAAGGATTATTACATATTTCGGAAATCAGTCATAAAAGAGTAGCGAAAGTAGAAGATGTATTAAAAGAAGGACAGGAAATAAAAGTAAAAGTAATAACAATGGAAGACGAAAATAAATTTAACCTTAGTATGAAAGCATTAATTTCTAAAGAAGAAGGTGTTAGGGATGAATCTGCCCAATAA